The DNA region GCACGGCATGAGCGAGCGCGGCATGGGCTCGTCGGTGGGCCAGGTGCCTGAATATATCGAGATGGTGGCGCGCTGGTGCAAACAGCACACGCGCATGCCCGTCATCGTCAAGCTGACGCCCAACATCACCGATATCCGCTATCCGGCGCGCGCCGCCAAGGATGGCGGGGCCGATGCGGTGTCGCTGATCAACACGATCTCATCGATCATCGGCGTCGACATCGACACCTTCTCGCCGCTGCCCTCGATCGACGGCAAGGGCAGCCATGGCGGCTATTGCGGCCCGGCGGTGAAGCCGATCGCCCTCAACATGACGGCGGAAATCGCCCGCGACCATCACACGCGCGGATTACCGATTTCCGGCATTGGCGGCGTCACCACCTGGCGCGACGCGGTTGAATTCATGGCGCTCGGTGCCGGCAATGTGCAGGTCTGCACCGCCGCCATGACCTATGGCTTCCGCATCGTCCAGGACATGATCACCGGCCTCTCCGACTATATGGACAAGCACGGCTTCACCTCGGTCGACGAGATCGTTGGCCGCGCCGTGCCGAACGTCACCGACTGGCAGTATCTGAACCTGAACTACGTCGCCAAGGCGAAGATCGACCAGGATCTCTGCATCAAGTGTGGCCGCTGCCACATCGCCTGCGAGGACACTTCGCACCAGGCGATCACCTCCATGGTCGACGGCAAGCGCCATTTCGAAGTGATCGACGCGGAATGCGTCGGCTGCAATCTCTGCGTCAATGTCTGCCCGATCGATGATTGCATCACCATGGAGCCCATGACCGCGGGCACGGATCCGCGTACGGGCTTCCCGGTCACGGGCCAATACGCCAACTGGACGACGCACCCGAACAACCCGATGGCGAAGCCGGCGGTGGTCGTCGAGCCGGCGGAGTAAGGACGACGGGAGGCGGCCTCGTCCGGGTCGCCACCTTTCGTTTTCCGGTGAACGGCCGAGGGACCGGGGGCCGTCAGGCAAGCAAGGCCGTGCCGCTATAGGCGGCGATGGATGACCGGTCGCACACCGAGCGGCATAAACGGTGAATGAAAGTGGCGACCGATGGCGCCACTTGTACCTCCTTCCTTTCGCTCCAAAGAATTCACGTCATCAAACCATCGAATCAAGCCTTTGGGCGATCGGGGACTTGCTTCGCCACGGCCCGCGAGGATATCCGCATAGCGATAGGCCCCGTTCGAGGCGCGCCATGACCCTGCTCAACCCCACTCGCCGCCTCCTCCTCCAGGGCGTGTCAGCCGCCGCCTTGGTCGCCGTGGCCGCGTTGGGCGTCGCGAGAGCGAAAGCCACCGGGAAAGCCGTGGATTCCATCGAAGACCTGATCTCGAAAATGTCGATCGAGGAAAAGGCCGGTCAGCTCAGCCTCTTCAGCGACCCGACGCGCTTTCAGGGCGCGATCATCAACCCGACCAGCGAACAGGCCGCGACCAAGGACAGGGTCTATGCCGACATCGCCGCCGGCCGCATCACCGGTCTCTTCAACGGCATCGGCGTGGCCGGCGCCCGCGAGATGCAGAAGATCGCCGTCGAACAGAGCCCGCACGGCATCCCCCTGGTCTTCGCCGGCGACGTCATCCACGGCCTCAAGACGACCTTTCCCATTCCGCTGGCGGAGGCCGCCAGCTTCGACACGGATCTGGCATTCCGCACCGCCCGTGCCGCCGCGGTCGAGGCGACCGCCGTCGGCCTGCATTGGACCTTCGCGCCCATGGTCGACGTGGCGCGCGACCAGCGCTGGGGGCGCAATGCGGAAGGCGCGGGGGAAGACACGTTCCTTGGCAGCCAGTTCGCCGTCGCCCGTGTGAACGGTTTCCAGGGGAGCAGCCTCAAGGACGATACGTCCCTGCTGGCCTGCCCGAAGCACTTTGCCGCCTATGGTGCCGTCCAGGGCGGCATGGACTACAACACCGCGGACATTCCGGAAACGACGCTGCGCCAGACCCATCTGCCACCCTTCCAGGCGGCTTTTGACGCGGGCGCGCTATCGACCATGTCGGCATTCAACGACGTCGCCGGCGTGCCTTCAACCGGCAATCACTACCTGTTGACCGACATCCTGCGCGGCGAATGGGGCTTCAAGGGGCTGGTCGTTTCCGACTACACTTCCGAAGAGGAACTGGTCGCGCATGGTTTCGCCGCCGATGGCGCCGACGCCACGGCGAAGGCGATCAATGCTGGCTGCGATGTCGCGATGCAGTCGGGCCTCTACAACGCGTACCTGCCCGATCTCGTCAGGAACGGCACGGTGTCGATGGCGACCGTCGATGAAGCGGTACGCCGCGTGCTCCGCGTCAAGCAGGCGCTCGGCCTGTTCGACAATCCCTATCGCTCGCTTGAACTCGATCGGGAAAAGACCGACATCCGCACGGCGGAAACGCTGGCACTCGCCCGCGAAGCCGGCCGGAAATCGATCGTCCTGCTGAAGAACGAGGGCGGCCTGTTACCGCTGTCAAAATCGGCCAGGATAGCCCTGATCGGTCCCTGCATCGACGACAAGTACGACTATCCCGGCCCGTGGGCGGTGTTTCCAGACATCGCAACCTGCGTGACGATGGCCGAGGGTTTTCAGGCGGCGATGGGAGCCGACGGTACCCTGACCATGGCCAAGGGTAGCCACTACGAAAGCCTCTATGATGGCGGTATCGACGAGGCGGTCCGCGCCGCCGAAGCGTCGGACGTCGTCGTTCTCGTCATCGGCGAAAGCGCCGGCATGTCGGGCGAGGCGCAATCGCGCGTCGATATCTCCATCCCGGAGGCGCAATTGACGCTGGCCGAGGCCGTCGCGGCTACGGGAAAGCCCGTCGTCGTCCTGCTGCGTCACGGCCGCGCTCTGGCGCTGACCGGCGCTGCGAATACCGCTCCAGCCATCCTCGCCACCTGGTTCTTAGGCTCCGAAACGGGCCACAGCGTCGCCGACATCGTCTTCGGCGATTATGCGCCGCAGGGCCGTCTTCCGGTCTCCTTCCCGCAGGCGTCGGGTCAGGAACCCTATTATTACAATCATCGCGCGACCGGCCGGCCTCAGAGGACCGCGGACAGAGAATACAAGGCGCGCTACCGCGAGGTTACGAATGAGGCGCTGTATCCGTTCGGCCATGGCCTGACCTATGGCGACATCTCGTACGGCGCCACGATGGTCGATGCTGCGAAACTCAAGTGGAACGGTACGGTCGGGGTGAGCGCCACTGTATCCAACAAAGGGCGCCGCGCGGCGCATGAGGTCGTGCAGCTTTATATCCATGACCGCGTCGCCAGCCTGACCCAGCCGGTGCGGGCGCTGACAGGCTTCCGCCATATCGATCTGGCGCCGGGTGAGACCCAGACGGTCACCTTCACCCTTCGCCGCAGCGATCTGGAATTCATGACGGCCAAGCTGCGATTCGCGGCCGAACCCGGCCTGTTCGACATCTGGATCGCGCCGTCAGCCGTGGGAGGCATTCCGGCCAGCGTCGAACTGATCGCTTGAGGGCCTCGCCCATTCTCAATATTCCAGCGCCCGGATCTCGTCATTTGCCCGCCGGAGCCTTTCGGAGAAA from Kaistia algarum includes:
- the preA gene encoding NAD-dependent dihydropyrimidine dehydrogenase subunit PreA — protein: MANLASNFVGIKSPNPFWLASAPPTDKAYNVVRAYKDGWGGVVWKTLGTDPPVVNVSGPRYGAIHSNDRRLIGLNNIELITDRPLEVNLREIKEVKRDWPDRALVVSLMVPCEEHYWKDILAKVEETECDGVELNFGCPHGMSERGMGSSVGQVPEYIEMVARWCKQHTRMPVIVKLTPNITDIRYPARAAKDGGADAVSLINTISSIIGVDIDTFSPLPSIDGKGSHGGYCGPAVKPIALNMTAEIARDHHTRGLPISGIGGVTTWRDAVEFMALGAGNVQVCTAAMTYGFRIVQDMITGLSDYMDKHGFTSVDEIVGRAVPNVTDWQYLNLNYVAKAKIDQDLCIKCGRCHIACEDTSHQAITSMVDGKRHFEVIDAECVGCNLCVNVCPIDDCITMEPMTAGTDPRTGFPVTGQYANWTTHPNNPMAKPAVVVEPAE
- the bglX gene encoding beta-glucosidase BglX produces the protein MTLLNPTRRLLLQGVSAAALVAVAALGVARAKATGKAVDSIEDLISKMSIEEKAGQLSLFSDPTRFQGAIINPTSEQAATKDRVYADIAAGRITGLFNGIGVAGAREMQKIAVEQSPHGIPLVFAGDVIHGLKTTFPIPLAEAASFDTDLAFRTARAAAVEATAVGLHWTFAPMVDVARDQRWGRNAEGAGEDTFLGSQFAVARVNGFQGSSLKDDTSLLACPKHFAAYGAVQGGMDYNTADIPETTLRQTHLPPFQAAFDAGALSTMSAFNDVAGVPSTGNHYLLTDILRGEWGFKGLVVSDYTSEEELVAHGFAADGADATAKAINAGCDVAMQSGLYNAYLPDLVRNGTVSMATVDEAVRRVLRVKQALGLFDNPYRSLELDREKTDIRTAETLALAREAGRKSIVLLKNEGGLLPLSKSARIALIGPCIDDKYDYPGPWAVFPDIATCVTMAEGFQAAMGADGTLTMAKGSHYESLYDGGIDEAVRAAEASDVVVLVIGESAGMSGEAQSRVDISIPEAQLTLAEAVAATGKPVVVLLRHGRALALTGAANTAPAILATWFLGSETGHSVADIVFGDYAPQGRLPVSFPQASGQEPYYYNHRATGRPQRTADREYKARYREVTNEALYPFGHGLTYGDISYGATMVDAAKLKWNGTVGVSATVSNKGRRAAHEVVQLYIHDRVASLTQPVRALTGFRHIDLAPGETQTVTFTLRRSDLEFMTAKLRFAAEPGLFDIWIAPSAVGGIPASVELIA